ATCATGAATATTCTTCTTTTTAAATCGCCTGGATGTGCGAATGACAACGGACTTTTCTGGTTCGGAGAGTAGAGCTATGGCTAATTTTACACCACAATGCTTATATCTATTTTCTTCCCCTACAAGAGACAATAACATTCCATATACTGTTGATGGAGGAGGTACGGGGTATGTTTCAGCGTATTCTCTGGCACGAGATTGGCGAAAACACGCTATGGGTACTTCGACTTTTAAGGCAATTGTTGTCAAATTATTAACTCCTTAATTAGAGATGCAAATCTTGATTAATTACCTGTTTTAATGCTGCTACGGCTGCCTTCACACCGGGAAAAACATGAGTCCCTAAATCCTCTAAATCCCTAGAAATTGCACCCCCAATCCATAATTCATTAGGTTCAATATCTCCAGCCTCAATTCTTCGTACTAAATCTGGCACAGATATATTTCCTAATTCATCAGTTTCAAAACAATAAAGAATGCGAGGGGAAAAATCATGTGTCCACCGCAAGATTATACTTTCGGGAGAGAAGTCATAGAGAAAACGGGCATGATTTCCTGCAACTTCACCAATGGAAATTAAGCCATCGAGAATAGCATTTATACGAACTTGATCTGTTAGACTTTGAGGTATTAGTGCAAACCCATATTGATAACGAGTAGCGTGAACTTCTGTTCCATAAAGAGAAGTTCGTTCTTTTTTACCACTTACTGCATTAAAAGTAATATCCCCAGCGAAAGGAATCATTGATACTGCACGAGTAACTTCTAATGCACCTCGTCTAGCGGTTTTTTTCCCTTTAGGCTTTTGCTTACTCTTGGCTTTACGAGTTTTTTTGTTTTGATCTAATGTTTCTTCCTGTAATTCATCTTCAGATTCCTCAGATATTTCGTTTTTTGCTGCTTCTGCCCGCATAAACCCCAACACATCATCATCTATAAAGCGAACATTATCAAAGTTGATATCTTGCCAAACGTGTTCTGATTCTGGTTGGGCATTCTCATTCCAAATTCGATTTACTGGATAACCAGAATTTTGCCAATAGTAACGTAATGCCCAACGAATCGCTTCCGCAGAAACAGTAGTATGTACTTCTCCTTTCCATATTATTTTCTGCAAAGAAGTTATATTACCTTCATTTTCTCCACGATTATTAGCTGCTGTTCCATAACTGGTCAGAATATTACCAAATAGATGTAACATAAGGGTTATTGAATTGAAATCAATTATTTAATTATGTAAAAGTGTGATTAACTTTCAGATTTTCCTGACGTTTCTAATCCAGGTTCTTTTCTTTTTTGATAACTGGCAATAGCAATAAACGTTAAATCTCTAGCTATCTGCCAATTAGTTGCTCCGGTGGTAATAGGTAGTAGTTCTTCCCAATGTTCCTGTAAAATTGAGATTTGCCCTGCTTTACCCCAAAATTCAGCAATAAATTTTCTAAAATTATCTGCATTAGTACAGCGTCCTAATTGAGATACAAGTCGTTTGTTTTCACGTTCTATTTGTGCATAATCTCCTTCCTTAGTATTTGAATATATTTTGGCGTATCTTTTCCTTAATGCTTCATGGCAAGCTAGGATAAAAAGCTTTTGACTAGGAAAATCAAAGTTTGAATTTTGAATCATATTGTATATTTGTTTGTGTTCTTTAAAAATTTGGTTTAATAGATTTTTATTTTTTATCTTTATATAAAAGTTAGACCACCAGGGGAAACCTTTTGCTAAATTATCTGCTATCATTCCCCGAACAAAACTGATATAAAGACAATTTTGATTTTTGTACTGAAAAAAGCCTGTATCTGCAAAATATCTACGGCTGATTTGATAGTAATAGTCAATTTTTTCGTTTAATTCAACTATAGCGATTTCTATACGAGTTTTTTGTCGTTCAGACCAATCTGCTGTTCCAAATAGTATTACTTGGCATTGCTTCACTGGATTAAGCTGATTCATTTCTCCAGCGTTAGCGTAAGTCAAAAATTTTAATCCAGCATCTCCTATGCTAGAGGCATGGAAATATTTGTAACTCAAGTTCTCTAATTGCCAATAATACTGGGCATATAGTTCTAAATCCAGCACTTTAGGAATAATTAGAGCATACTGTGTCTCGTCAGGAGAAATGGGCGATAGCAAAGCAAAATACTGACACGCCATAGGTGCAAATAATAAAATTAGAGCATATTCTGGTTTTTCTTTAAACGTGGTTTCTTTTTCAAAGGCATAATGACGAACTACACATCCAGGATATAACCAACCTTTTACACCAATTGGATTTTTTAAGAATTGTCCATGATTATCACAGAGATGTTTAGCAAAGTGCTGATTTGCATAATAAGCAGCTTTTTTATACTTAACTAGAAATTTAATTTTATCAATAGTAATTAGACTAGATGCTGTACCTGCGGACTTAAAAAACTTATTGTGCTGTAAAAATGTTGCTGTAATACCTTGATGGATAACTATCTGAGTTTGTAAATCTAGTGGATTATTTAAACCCATGAGAAAGATTAATCCATTATCGCTAATCTGAAAAGATTGCTTTAATAACCAGTCTAAGACTATAAAATCTTGCCCTTCCCAAAAAAGGCTAATGCTTCGAGGAGTAAGTGACCAAGTTAAATTACCAACTCTTTGAGTACATATAGGATAAATTTTCTCTAACTGCTTGAGAGTCATCCAAAGTCCTGCCATGCCTGCACCATGCAACCATGTCATATTAGAATCGCTTAAATTTAGCTGGATTTTTGGCTTAACTAAACTCTCAACTATCGGCATAACAGTAATTCCTATCGGCTATTTTTGATCGGGACAAATACTCCACAACCCATTTTGTGTTTTCCGCCAATACCGTACACTTGCAGCATCAATGAATCTTCATCACTGAGATTTTTCACCTCTAATCTAAAACCTACAACTGTGAACTTCTTGATTTTGATAGTTCTACGTTCTGGCTGTCCATCTGTGTTAGTAGGAATGCGAACTGTTCCTTGAATACCCAGTTTTTCTAGTTGGCGTTGTGCTGCTGCTAAAAACGTTTCTGGTTGTTCATAACCCTTAATTACCACGATGCGCGATCGCAAATTTTCCACAGGTTGCAGCAAGTAAATTTGAGGGATTCCCAAGCGGATAGAATGCTTGCCAATGGTCAGTGATTTTCCAGCGAAGGAATAAACCAAGGGAATTTTTTCTGCTTGTAGCCGCATCCTTAGTCTAGAATGGTCATTAAGTTGAAGTTGAAGCAAACCTTGTTTATCAGGAATGCCTGGAATAGTTTGAATACTGAGGTTATCCAGAGCATGAATTTGGGATTTTATGTGCGATAGAGCAGCATATAACCCATAGCCATGATCTATAGGCAAAGTTTGTCCAATTATACTGAAACTTAAATCCACGTAGGTTAACTGAGGGTTTAAAGCTTCATTTGGATACATCTGCACTGAACTTTTACAAGTTTGTAGGCTGAAATTGCTACTCATGTTTTTCATCCCGTATCTTTAAAAATCGCTAACTATGAGACAATCTAAAGTTATTTTTTTAGATTACCCCATTACTGAATCTTTACCGCAATGCAAATTTTAATTAATGTAAAGCTAATTATTTTTTTGAATTAAAAATTAATATATAGGAGTCCGGTTTGATTCCTGAATTTTCCTCCGTAGGAAGGCAAGAGGCAAGGGGATTCGAGAATATGAAGGTGTACTGAGGTTTTTTCAAAAATCAAATAGGAGTCCTATATTCTATAAATTTTATTTAAAATGAGTTATTTGAAAAAATCTTCTATAGAAGTTGCTAAGAATTTTATTATTAAAATATGCGTAGTTCTATCTATCACTTGGTTCATATCACAGGACAGCAGACAATTAATAAAAAAAGTGTCTGGCTTTTTGAGAAGATTTGGGTTTATTGCCTTTAAACAGTTATAACCATAAAAATCTACCATACAATCTGAAAAATATTGGTCTTGAAAAATAAACTTACCACCAGGTAAGAGACTCATAAACTTTTGCTTTACTAAATAAGACTTATATTGACTACGAAGCCAAGCCAAACCTTTAAAAGAGAAATTGAGGTTAATTAGTTCACAAGTAGTCCTAGCAATCATTAAGAGTTGTTGTAAAAATTGCTCAGTATTATCATTGTTTTGTTGATTAATTAGGCAGTTTCCTAAGTGAGCAGCATAATAGTTTATACCAGCACTTTTCAAGGAAACTAAGCTATCATATAACAAAACATTATGAATAGCACATACCATTACACTAGGAAATTGGTGAGTTCTATGCCAGTAAGCTTCACCATAATTTTTCATATCTTCTTCCAGACATAAAGGGCAAAATCTTAAAAATTTTAAGTTATCTGTTGAATTTAAAGCTACCTTAGCTACCTGAAAAATTGACTGATTAACTTGTTTCTTCATTACATCTTTCAGCAACCAAGCTTCGTTTTGTGTAAGGAAAGTTGTATAAAAAGGATATAATGTATGACCTTGAATAATATTCTCTATAGTAATACTTGTTCCAAAAGGTAAAATTTTAATTAGTTTATTTAAGTTATTTGGTAAAATCAGTCTTCCTTTTTGTAAAGATGATTGGAACAATTCCAAATGTGATTGCCTAAAACTTTTATTACCACTTCTAATATGATATCTAGCCAAACCACTATATAAAAGCTCATCAGGATAAAGTTTAGGAAAAAAACTTAGCATATAATTTAATAGGTTTTAATAAAATCCTGTACTGGATCTTTGATAATTCCTAATGATTTCAAATCTTCATAGGCAGAAGTTTGATCTTTCTTAGCTTTCTCAACAATTTGCCGCATATCATCGGTTTGATATTTTGGTTTTACCTTGGTCTTGGATGTGGTTGTTTTAGTAGGACTTACCTGAGACTGTCCACCACTTAAAGCAAGAGTATACGCTTTCTTGACTAATGATGTAATATCTTCATCATCTTCATTAGATGCAACAACTATCTCAGCACACTCTTTAGCTGTAGATGCTTCCACATCCAAGTTTAAAAGTTCAATAATTACATAATTAAGCTTAGGTGAAACAGTATTACCTTGTTTTTTTCTGGCTAATCTGCGAATTTCTTTTAAGTCTCTTCCTTCTAAATTAGATAAACATTGTTTATAGTATTCTGTCGTATCTAAAGGAGCGATATCTTTATATTTAAGCATCCACTCTTGATCACCTGATCTGATAGCGTCCAACATCGGTTTGACTAAATATAGTCCATCTTTAGCAGCTTGTCGAATTAAGTCAACAGTAATTTTTTCGTCACCACCTAGTGAAATAGCTCTCCATTGAACCATCTTATAAAGTTTGATAGCAATATCAATAATACCTTGAGATTCAGAGTAAAAATATTTATTTATTTCATTAGAGAATGATACAGAAGTTTTTGTCCATTGGTATTCCCATATTCCTTCCATGAAGAAATCCCATTCATCGTCTTGCAACATTCTATCCCAAATTACGCTTCCTTCCCCAGTTCCTCGTCTAGCATTGCGGAAGTTGCCTTGTAAAATTGGAAAAGCTTCATTTGTTCCTACCCGAATTACTGGAACTCCTATAGTGTTATCCATTTTAACTAAAAAATTCAATAAATCATCTTTATTCCTTCTAGCATTAACTAAATTTTGCATTTCATCTATAACCAAAACCCCTAAGTTGTGAGTATGAGAAATTTGGGCAACTTGAGCCAGCATATAATCTTCTGAGTTACCTCTAGAACCAAATTTTTTGAAGTAATTAGTACCCAAAAGTCTGTCAATAGCAAGAAAAATATCAACACATAAACCTTTCAAAGAACCTGCGTGGGGACAATCAACTTTTAGCCAAACAATCTGAAAAGTGCTTTGTTCTGGGTGGAGAATAACCTGGGGATATAAAGCAAGAATATTCAGGAGATTAGTTGATTTCCCCATACCTGATGGTCCAATCAATGTCAACCCTGATGCAGAAGTAGGAACATCAACATAATTATCTAATGTTTTACCACCACCATCTTTTATAGCATCATAAATTTGTCTTGATCTACGAGCATAATCTGGTTTTAAAATGTTTCGAGCTAAGTAGCCTTGCATGATTAAAACACAAATTACTTTCTGTAGTTCGACTGTTTTATTTTGTGGATCAAAATATCTGGATAATCTTTCAATACAATGAAACCTATATTGAGCCTCTATTTCTCTTTCAGCAGGGTTATAATCAGGCGATTTTATAACTCTATCAACAAACTCTTCTTTTGATAGAATGGGAGGTAGTGCCTGAATTAATGGGTTGCTATTATATTCAGGTAACTGATGATCGTTGTATTTAGCAAGAGCAGCCCATTCACCATTGGGGATTTCTACCCATTTAAAATCATTCTTTCTTTCCACGTTTGCGCTCCAGTCGTTTTTGTTTGAGAATATCTAGATGGTTGGGTTGTAATGACTGAGGCTGTTCAGTATCTTCAATTTTTGTCTCTATAACCTCTATAGGCTCTATGGTATTTGGAGTTTCTACTTTTGCTAGTTCAAAACTCTCACTTTCACGGCGTTTAGTTTTTTCAAAATTTCTATTATCTCTAATTTTCGCTACTTTTTTACTAGCACTAATCTTATCATCTTGAACTTCCTCCGTCATCGCCTCAGCTTTTTTAACCACATTTTCTATATTAGCAAATAGATCAACTTCTTCTTGCAATTCTTTACCTTTATTTTTCTGATTTTGTAATTTTTCGTAATCAAACAAATATTCAATATCATGCAAATTTTTATTTATATATCTTGCTTCAGGATCTATGAGGTAACACTTTTCAAAATCTCTGCCATCGGGGGAACGTAGATAAATATAATCGAGATTTCTGATATCATAAGAAATTTCTAAAAATTTATCTGTTTTAGAAAGTAAATTACTTCTAGCTTTCTCGAACCAATATTCTTTCTTAGCTTTTTCACAGGTATAGTACATTCCTTTAAATTTAATTCCACGAGCAGTGATAGTTGCCCTATCCACTGGCATAAGATTTAGTTTGATAATATCTTCAGGAAATGTTCTAAGTCTACCAGAACGATTGGCAATTCCCCATTTCCATAACTCTCTAGGTATGGGAGTGACATCATCTGCAATCATCATCTCATCTCTATCATACTTCTCTAAGAAATGATGATTGTTGTGGTAAAGAATTAAATTAATAACAATTTCAGTAAATTGATTGATATCTAATCTGCTATCTAAACGATAGTCATGCCCTCCTCTTTGCCTAAAATCTGTATCTATATAACCAGGAACAAATGGCTTAACATACCCATGAATAATACGAAAATGCCTTTCGACTAATCCCTTCAAATCTGCTCGATAAGGAGCAGCATTTTCTATGCGAACATTAAGATTTGGAATTAATGTTTCTACTTTCATTCCTGCAAGTTCACCTCTGTCACCCAAAATTGCATCTGGAATGTGTTGACACAACCATTCTTCTTCTGTAATTTCTATACCGTATTCTTGACAGAACTTCACTTTATTTGTAGCAGCATTAGCTAGAGCCATCATTGCTCCTGTCCAAGATGGTCCTTCTAACCCAACATAAATACCTGTGATCATCCGACTGAAAACGTCAATAATTACATAAATAATTGGTCTACCAATAATCCAATTACGATTGTATTGAGAAACTAGGTATACATCAGCTATAGTGGCATCAATTTGGTATCGAGAACCTGGTCCGATAGTTTCCATTTGGGATGTTCCCAGAATAGCTCTATGTTCTAGATCATACTTTTTAGCTCCCTTTCGAGAAATTATTGTCTTCCTAATATCTGTCTGTTCTACTTCGTACCAGTATTTGAATTGAGTAAATGTGGGTCTTTGCTCTGGTGAAATTAAAATACTTCTTCTAACACCATTCTCATCAAAAATAATTTCTTCCGCATAATATTCTTTTATCATTAGGTTATAAGCCGTAGTCAGAAAATTTTGCTTTGGGTTATTATAGAATTTAGATATGGCAAACCTAAATACTTTTTTATCATCTTCAGTTATATTTATTCCCGAACCTATTTCAGAAATATGCGCGTATTTTCTTGGTCTACCTCTTTTTTTATCTCCCGAAGCTTTAAGTTTACCCTTGCCACCTGAATTAACATAGTCAGGTAAAAGAGCATTTTTATTTTTACCTCTTTGCCAAAACTTTCTCAAATATTTATAAACTGTTTTTTCAGTTAGTCTTTCCTCCTGCTTCTGTTTAGTATATTGATTAATAATATTTTTTATAAGAGAACCACGTTTATCTCGATAGTATATTTCTGGTTCTTGAATAACTAAGGTTGAGATTATATTCCATGCTTTATCTCTAATTTCTTTTTCTTTATCTGATAAATCTTCATCTCTTACTATTCTTGCCCAAGGATCTGATTTGAGTTTTAAAGCTCGACCATCATGAATAGCTTCTATTGTCGCTGTAATATTTTTAGGCTCAGGAAATCCTTTATCAGCATTGATATCAAGAACAAAGGCAATTATGTACCCTTCATCAATCCAGATAATTCTCTCTATCAAGTTTTCACTAGATTCGTTAGTCCATTCTATTAAATCGTTGACAAATAAATTGCTATCCATAATCAATGATAAAATCTAAAAAACAATTTTTTGGATTACTGTGGTAGAAGGACAGCTAGAAATTTTAGTCCCTAACATATCCATAAGTATTTCTTTTCTAGCAATCAGATGCTTAAAAATATAAAGTGATGTACCAGATTCTAAATTCATCTCTTTGTCTAAGCTAGTGGTTACTCGATTGATAGTAGTATCACTTTCTTGAAGCCTTGATTTTAAAATTTGTGCAATATCGCGCAGTTCTTCAATATTTATTTCATTAGTGGCTTCTAATTTATAAGCAGAATGTACCCACTCAACATTTTCTGCTAAAAGCCTTGGGATTTCTTTCTCAGTGATTATTCCCCAGTCAATATCTTTAGCAGCATAATAACGTCTTTCTAACTCGAATTTATTAGCGACAGATGTGCTGCTTATATCTTTTACTTGCTTGACAGTTCTGGCCTTTTGTACATTTTTTCCATTTTCCTTCACAGACAGCATAAAGTCAGTGGTTAAAATGTAGGGAGTATCACTATTGGGATCTTTGGGGTACTTGAATCCCATATCTTCTGCAATACTCATTATAAGATCAAGATCGAGTAGTGGAAATTGCTCTCTTGTATCTATTACGACATCTGACCACTCGAAGACATAAAACATCCGCCTCTCGTGATCAGATAAAAGATGATGTTCACGATTAGTTTTCCAGCCGGGTGGCCTAGAAACCCTACCTTTTGAGGGAAAATCCTGTATCTTGATCCAGGGTTGATAATTGCTGCCACTACCCTGACCACGACCTTCCTTTATGTAACGTTCAAATTTATCTTGTGTCCAGTCTCGCCTACTCCTACCCACAAAAAATTCTCCTTTGGATGATTGGTAGATACACCCATAGGAGAAATTGTACAACTTTTTTATTTATTTTCCAACTTTTTTATTTGTTTTCCAACTTTTTTATTCCTCCACATTTGCAATACGCCCCTACTAGGTTCATTATTCAACTGTTACAGATTTCGCCAAATTCCTTGGTTGATCTACATCCAAACCCCGCCGCGCCGCAATATGATAAGCTAACAATTGCAACGGGATAACTGTAAGAATTGGTGAAAGAATTTCCTCCACTTCCGAAACCGGAATTAAATCATTAAAGATTTCTGCCGCTTCACCATCTTTAACAGAAGTTACCCCAATTAATCGAGAATCTCTAGCTTTTGCTTCTTGGGCATTGGAAATTACCTTTTCATATACATTACCAGGAACCGCGATCGCTACAACTGGAACTTTAGTATCTAACAACGCAATTGGACCATGTTTCATTTCTCCCGCAGGATATCCTTCCGCATGAATATAACTAATTTCTTTTAACTTCAAAGCCCCTTCCAACGCAATTGGAAAATTAATTCCTCTACCAATAAAGATAAAATCTTTCGTTTCTGCAAAATCATGTACTAAATGCTCAATATAAAGTTCTTGAGTTTCCAAAATTGCTTCAATTTCTCCTGGTAGCTGACGTAAACCCGTGAGAATTTCCTCGAATCTTAATGCACTAATTGCCTGACGACGATAAGCCAAATCTAACGCCAAAGCGTAAAACGCCATCAATTGTGCCACAAAAGTTTTCGTTGCAGCCACACCAATTTCAATTCCCCCATGGGTATTGATAATATTTGCAACCATATTCCCCAAACTACTTTCTGGACGATTAGTAATCCCCAAAAGTCGCGCTTGATACTTAGCTTCCTTACCTTGACGGCGTTCTTTTTCCATAGACAAAGCTGCTAAAGTATCAGCAGTTTCCCCAGATTGAGTTACGCCAATAGTCAGAGTATTAGCCGTTAGCGGTGATGGGGCATAGCGAAATTCTGAAGCATATTGTACTTGTGTAGGAATTCCTGCCAATTGTTCTAATAAGTATTTACCCACTAATGCAGCGTGCCAACTTGTACCACAAGCCACAATTTGAACTTGTTCTAAATCTGCGTAAAATTCCGCTGGTAAATCTAATTTTACTGGTGATTCAGGAGTGATTTGGGCGTTCTCTCCTGTCGGGAAATAAGCCTCCAAACAATCCCGTACCACTCCCGGTTGCTCATAGATTTCCTTGAGCATAAAATGTTTGAATCCCTGTTTTTCCACCATAATGGGATTCCAGTTCAGGGTGCGGGGATGCTTTTTCAAGCGATGTCCAGCAAAGTTATACACTTCCACGCCTAAAGGAGTCAAACGGGCAATTTCGCCGTTTTCTAGGGACAATACAGCGCGGGTATAAGGGGCAATTGCCGGGGTATCAGAAGCACAGAAAAACTCACCCTGTCCAAAACCAATGACTAAAGGAGCTTGTTGGCGGACTACAATCAACTCATCAGGGAAGTCAGCAGAAATAGCAGCAATTGCATAAGCTCCCTGCAACTTACTTGCAGCATCCTGCACCGCATCTAAAAACATTGAAGGGGAAGCAAGATTTTCAGAAGTATGCTTTAAACATTCAGCAATTAAATGGGGAATTACCTCTGTATCGGTTTCCGAACGGAATTCATGTCCTAGCGCCTTCAGGTGTTCCCGCAACTCTCGATAATTCTCAATAATCCCATTTTGCACCACCGCTATCCGCAACGCCGTATCTAGATGAGGATGGGCATTATACTCTTCAGGTTTACCATGAGTTGCCCAGCGCGTGTGGCCAATCCCTATTTGGGCAGGATTTTCGATTTGTGCCAGTTTAGAACGCAGGTTAAGCAATTTGCCCTTAGCCCGCACACAATGCACGTCACCTTCCAAAATGGTGGCAATTCCTGCCGAATCGTAACCTCTATATTCTAGTTTTTCTAGTCCAGCCAGTAAAATATCTGTCGCTGCCTGAGTTCCTATATATCCAACTATTCCACACATTGCTTAAACTACTCCGGTTTCAGGATGATTAAATTTTAAGTATAGTTGCTGGGATAGATCAGCCACTTTAGCAAATAAAAGCAGATTAGTCATTAGTCATTAGTCATTAGTCATTAGTCATTAGTCATTAGTTATTAGTCATTAGTCATTAGTCATTAGTCATTAGTCATTAGTCATTAGTCATTAGTTATTGGGTAACTTCTTTCTTCTTCCTTCGTGTTCTTCGTTCCTATATCCCTCCGGTCCCGTCAGGGATACGTGGTTTATTAACTCCTGACTCGGTGACTCCTGTAGGGGCGTATTGCAATACGCCTCTACTGACTCCTTACACAAAAATGCTGAGGAATGAGGGAAGAATCTGAATGTTTCTCCCATTTTCATTCCTCAGCACTAAACTACCCAGAATTTAGGAATTCTTAGTAAGCCAAGCCCATGCTGCGAGTTGTTTCAGCACCTAGATAAACGCGAATGCTCAAAAAGTCGGTGGGGCAAGCAGTTTCACAACGCTTACAACCAACACAGTCTTCAGTGCGGGGAGAAGCAGCCACTTGAGCAGCTTTACAGCCATCCCAAGGAACCATTTCTAGTACGTCAGTAGGGCAAGCGCGGACGCATTGTGTACAGCCAATGCAGGTGTCGTAGATTTTTACGGTATGAGACATTGAAAAAGCTGCTCCTTGCGGGTGTTCTTCTGGAGGGAAATAATCATAATCAAGGCATAGTTTACCCCAGGGCTTGATAGCTTGTAAGTAAAAGGCTACATAACTTTAAACAACGTAATAGACACCTTGAATAATTTATCTACCAAGATCGCTGTTATCTGGCTGTAATCAGCAACATCGCCATCAAGTGTTTACCCAACTAACACTCTTCCCAACATGGCAAATTGTAAAGATGTGTAAATTAAGAGTCGTTTTTGGGAAGTAATTTATCATACCTATAATCTTCAATCTATATATTGATTCGTCTTTATCTGGTTGTGATGAAATATTAACTTTCAGCCTCGCTCACAAATACGCTCATTCTTTTTTCATCAATTTTAAATACAATTAGAAACTATATATTTAAGACCATAGCTTTGTGAAATATATAAGTCTAAGCAAAATATTACCAAAATGTTGCGATACTATACTCTATATGTAAATCAAATCACATTAACCAAATTATGGAGCTAAATTCTTTACCAACTGAGATAATTTTGACACATCCCCATCAGTCTCTGGGTAAATTGCAACTTGATTGGACACCTCAACCGGGAAACTATCTTGATTTTGACGGACAAACCTACGCAGTCTTAGAGCGTTGCCATAGATATCAGCTTAAAGGAGGACGCTATAGTTTACACAATATCGCTATTTATGTACAAAAGGCCCAAAGACCAGAAGAGCAAAGTTTAGTAGAGGGACGTTGGGTGATTGGTGATGCTACCTGCAACTATAATGCTCTTTCAGAAATTATTCGTTGTGCAGTTAACCCAGAGGGCCCCTGTAATACTTGCCGTTTCTATGAAAATTAGGGAACAGAGGTAGGGAGCAGGGGGAAATATGACTAATGACTACCAATTACCTCACCCACCGTTAACCGAGTCCCATTAACAAAATCCCATCCTGACTGGGGACGTTTACCAGTTAGCTGCACTTCTAGCAATAGCAATAAACCTTTCCCTGTTTGGACAATTGCTCCTAGTCCTTTAGTAATACTCACCACTTCTCCTGATTTACCTGATATGATTGATAGGTTAGGTGTTTTGTATATTTTTTCTTGTAACGGCTCTGGTAATTCCTGAATATACGCAGCATCTATGGGGACAGTAGCAGTAATCTTTAATGGTTGGTTGCGAAAGGTAGCAATACAGTTAGGATAAAATCCGCGAATTTGATTGTGTAATTGAATAGCACTTTGTCCCCAGTCTAAATTGTAGTCTGGCTTTTGAATCAAAGATGCGTAAGTGGCTGCTGTATGATCTTGGGGAATGGGTTGGATTTCCTGACGTTCTAGTTTGTACAGAGTTTCTATGAGTAAATCCGCACCAGTGAGAGCCAACTTTTCGGCTAAAATCTGAGCATTATCTAGTAATTGAATCGGTGTAGTCGCTTTTAAGAGTATATCCCCTGTATCCATGGCTTTATCCATGAGCATAGTTGTGATCCCGGTTTCTTTTTCCCCATTATGTATACTCCACTGAATTGGCGCAGCCCCTCGATACTGAGGTAAAATAGAACCATGTACGTTAATACAACCCAGCTTTGGCATATCTAATATCTTCTTAGACAAAATTTG
The window above is part of the Dolichospermum sp. DET69 genome. Proteins encoded here:
- a CDS encoding transposase yields the protein MDSNLFVNDLIEWTNESSENLIERIIWIDEGYIIAFVLDINADKGFPEPKNITATIEAIHDGRALKLKSDPWARIVRDEDLSDKEKEIRDKAWNIISTLVIQEPEIYYRDKRGSLIKNIINQYTKQKQEERLTEKTVYKYLRKFWQRGKNKNALLPDYVNSGGKGKLKASGDKKRGRPRKYAHISEIGSGINITEDDKKVFRFAISKFYNNPKQNFLTTAYNLMIKEYYAEEIIFDENGVRRSILISPEQRPTFTQFKYWYEVEQTDIRKTIISRKGAKKYDLEHRAILGTSQMETIGPGSRYQIDATIADVYLVSQYNRNWIIGRPIIYVIIDVFSRMITGIYVGLEGPSWTGAMMALANAATNKVKFCQEYGIEITEEEWLCQHIPDAILGDRGELAGMKVETLIPNLNVRIENAAPYRADLKGLVERHFRIIHGYVKPFVPGYIDTDFRQRGGHDYRLDSRLDINQFTEIVINLILYHNNHHFLEKYDRDEMMIADDVTPIPRELWKWGIANRSGRLRTFPEDIIKLNLMPVDRATITARGIKFKGMYYTCEKAKKEYWFEKARSNLLSKTDKFLEISYDIRNLDYIYLRSPDGRDFEKCYLIDPEARYINKNLHDIEYLFDYEKLQNQKNKGKELQEEVDLFANIENVVKKAEAMTEEVQDDKISASKKVAKIRDNRNFEKTKRRESESFELAKVETPNTIEPIEVIETKIEDTEQPQSLQPNHLDILKQKRLERKRGKKE
- a CDS encoding heteromeric transposase endonuclease subunit TnsA, whose translation is MGRSRRDWTQDKFERYIKEGRGQGSGSNYQPWIKIQDFPSKGRVSRPPGWKTNREHHLLSDHERRMFYVFEWSDVVIDTREQFPLLDLDLIMSIAEDMGFKYPKDPNSDTPYILTTDFMLSVKENGKNVQKARTVKQVKDISSTSVANKFELERRYYAAKDIDWGIITEKEIPRLLAENVEWVHSAYKLEATNEINIEELRDIAQILKSRLQESDTTINRVTTSLDKEMNLESGTSLYIFKHLIARKEILMDMLGTKISSCPSTTVIQKIVF
- the glmS gene encoding glutamine--fructose-6-phosphate transaminase (isomerizing): MCGIVGYIGTQAATDILLAGLEKLEYRGYDSAGIATILEGDVHCVRAKGKLLNLRSKLAQIENPAQIGIGHTRWATHGKPEEYNAHPHLDTALRIAVVQNGIIENYRELREHLKALGHEFRSETDTEVIPHLIAECLKHTSENLASPSMFLDAVQDAASKLQGAYAIAAISADFPDELIVVRQQAPLVIGFGQGEFFCASDTPAIAPYTRAVLSLENGEIARLTPLGVEVYNFAGHRLKKHPRTLNWNPIMVEKQGFKHFMLKEIYEQPGVVRDCLEAYFPTGENAQITPESPVKLDLPAEFYADLEQVQIVACGTSWHAALVGKYLLEQLAGIPTQVQYASEFRYAPSPLTANTLTIGVTQSGETADTLAALSMEKERRQGKEAKYQARLLGITNRPESSLGNMVANIINTHGGIEIGVAATKTFVAQLMAFYALALDLAYRRQAISALRFEEILTGLRQLPGEIEAILETQELYIEHLVHDFAETKDFIFIGRGINFPIALEGALKLKEISYIHAEGYPAGEMKHGPIALLDTKVPVVAIAVPGNVYEKVISNAQEAKARDSRLIGVTSVKDGEAAEIFNDLIPVSEVEEILSPILTVIPLQLLAYHIAARRGLDVDQPRNLAKSVTVE
- the psaC gene encoding photosystem I iron-sulfur center protein PsaC; the protein is MSHTVKIYDTCIGCTQCVRACPTDVLEMVPWDGCKAAQVAASPRTEDCVGCKRCETACPTDFLSIRVYLGAETTRSMGLAY
- a CDS encoding methionyl-tRNA formyltransferase: MKIVFFGTPDFAVPTLEKLLENKDFQVIAVVTQPDKRRERGNKLTPSPVKALATNHHIPVWQPERVKKDVEILTQLKQIEADVFVVIAYGQILSKKILDMPKLGCINVHGSILPQYRGAAPIQWSIHNGEKETGITTMLMDKAMDTGDILLKATTPIQLLDNAQILAEKLALTGADLLIETLYKLERQEIQPIPQDHTAATYASLIQKPDYNLDWGQSAIQLHNQIRGFYPNCIATFRNQPLKITATVPIDAAYIQELPEPLQEKIYKTPNLSIISGKSGEVVSITKGLGAIVQTGKGLLLLLEVQLTGKRPQSGWDFVNGTRLTVGEVIGSH